The following coding sequences lie in one Stigmatopora argus isolate UIUO_Sarg chromosome 5, RoL_Sarg_1.0, whole genome shotgun sequence genomic window:
- the LOC144074450 gene encoding hyaluronan and proteoglycan link protein 1-like translates to MTSLLCITIFSLTLVGSAYSLPAGMSYSVKMNADLGGNVTLPCRLPQHISSFFNVGIRVKWTKIAEDEALNEDVLLSMGFHKKTYGSFEDRVFLQEQDSDDASLVMTDLSMDDSGTYRCEIINGMTDSIQEVSLEVQSEMTDGVVFPYSPPVGRYSFNFQEAVQACLDQDAVVATFEDLFRAWKSGLDWCNAGWLDDGTVQYPITKPREPCGGAEMGPGLRNYGSRDKYLSRFDVFCFATPLKGDFYWLTQPNRLNFDEAVQACHDDGAEIAKVGQMFAAWKLEGYDRCDAGWLADGSVRYPISRPRKNCSPTEAAVRFVAFPDKQERLYGVYCFRPEP, encoded by the exons atgaCGAGTCTGCTGTGTATCACTATATTCTCCTTGACCCTTGTTGGCAGTGCCTACAGCCTGCCGGCAGGCATGTCATATTCAG ttaagATGAACGCCGATTTGGGAGGCAATGTTACTTTGCCGTGCCGTCTCCCACAACACATCTCCAGTTTCTTTAACGTTGGCATCCGAGTCAAATGGACCAAGATTGCTGAGGACGAGGCTCTTAATGAGGATGTGCTGCTTTCCATGGGCTTCCACAAGAAAACCTACGGGAGCTTCGAGGATCGCGTCTTTCTGCAGGAACAGGATAGCGATGATGCTTCCTTGGTGATGACTGACCTTTCCATGGATGATTCAGGAACCTACCGTTGTGAGATCATCAATGGAATGACAGATTCCATACAAGAGGTTTCCTTGGAGGTGCAAAGTGAAATGACTGATG GAGTGGTGTTCCCCTACTCACCACCTGTTGGTCGCTACAGCTTCAACTTTCAAGAGGCTGTGCAGGCTTGTTTGGATCAGGATGCGGTAGTTGCCACTTTTGAAGACCTGTTCCGAGCCTGGAAGAGCGGCCTGGACTGGTGTAATGCAGGCTGGCTAGACGACGGCACTGTGCAGTATCCCATAACAAAGCCCAGGGAACCCTGTGGGGGTGCCGAAATGGGTCCAGGCCTGAGAAACTACGGCAGCCGTGACAAGTACCTCAGCCGCTTTGATGTATTTTGCTTCGCCACTCCACTGAAGG GCGATTTCTACTGGCTGACTCAGCCCAACAGGCTCAACTTCGACGAGGCCGTCCAAGCTTGCCACGATGACGGTGCCGAAATTGCCAAGGTGGGGCAAATGTTCGCCGCTTGGAAGCTAGAAGGCTACGATCGTTGTGACGCCGGCTGGTTGGCCGATGGCAGCGTGCGCTACCCTATCTCCAGGCCCCGCAAGAACTGCAGCCCGACAGAGGCTGCGGTGCGTTTTGTTGCATTTCCGGACAAGCAAGAAAGGCTCTATGGTGTCTACTGCTTTAGGCCTGAGCCTTAA